The sequence AATATATGGCTAAAAACAACATCTCGCCCCGTGATGATAGTGGCAATGCCGTGCTTCTTGGTTTATGCAACCTGGGAAGGTTATCGGAATTAAGAAGGTTTGTAGAGAAGATGATTGATGAAAGAATTATAATCTCTGAGTCTACGATGACAAAAGTGAAGAATGCTTTCTACAAGGAGGGAAAATGTGCACGTGAAATCTATGACACTATCTCAAGGAAGTGGAAATCTTCCTGTCTCCAAGCTTGAAGATTTTAGGCAACTTTCTGTGTGGTTCATAGTAGTTATGGTATGCAGTTAATTTAAAACTCCGAGCATCTTGTGATTTAACCCCCCAGATGCTTTGCCTTACTAATTTTTAGTTATCTCTTTCCTAGTGGAAATATATGACCACTAACTCAAGGAAGTGAATATCTTCCCGTCTCCAAGCTTGACTGTAAAATGCAGTAGGCGATTTTCTATGTGGTTCATAGTAGTTGTGCTATTGTCTATTGATAATTGAAAATCTCTGAGCATCTCATGCTCTGGCCTCTAGATGTTAAATACATGTCTTTTCCTTCTTCATTTTAGTTTCTCCTTCCTAGTAAAACTCtctattttattgaaaaatagtgaaaaacaTAATATTTTCATGATTTTTCTACTCTTGTCACATGTTCTGTAGGGTGGATAATTTTCCCCGGACAGTATGAATTTTTTTTCCGGGCAGCCCCATTTTCCTgcattttcactccaattcatgATGAATATTATCATGGGTtattgatgtgataatattttcctATATCATCCGCCCTAGAGAACATGGGGTAAAAAAGGTGGGGGCCACTAAAATGTGATAAattttttccatattttctctttttttgaggcatttttttccatattttctTAACCCTCATTTTCATATGATGAATTTGCAgccaaagagaacacacccttaAACATATACATATCCAGTTTATAGTATTTTCTTCATTATATTAGTAACAGATTCGCTGCGGTTTGGATGAAAGCAATGTTGTCCTCTGCCTCTTTGTTGGATTTGGTTAAACTGGTATTGGGATCTGATCAATTTATGGTGTATTTCCCACAAATCTACGATTTTATACATTCCTTATGCCTTGCCAATGGGTAGATATTTACTTTTAGAGTGCAAAGTAACTGAAAGAAACAGTTTTTCCACCTCTGTCTTTTTGTCATCTAGCTAATACTTGTATTAGTCCATTTCCTGCTGACTTATGATGAATATATGATCGTTAGCTTTTGAATTTTCGTCTTCTTTGTTCGAATCAAGCCCTTTAAACCTACCATCAGAGATTAGTACCACCTTCAGCTGTCAATCTTCTTCATGTATTTTGGCCAATACAACCCACCATTCTCGATGGATATGGCGCTGCCTCTTCTTTTCATAGTGAAGACCAAATTGCAGCTAGTGAATATATTAAAGCTCTGGCATAAGGTGTTCAATGGTTTCTTGCACACACGAACAGATTTTGCTGCCCCTAAATGTTAGGATGCTTGATATTTAACTATCAGTTCAGTAAGAGTGTACTTCCAGTCCTGCTGTAGAGATGAATTGCCGTATGATGGATCTCACTGAAGACCGTGATCTTAGAAGTCCATATCTGTAAGTTGATTACTCGTATTGTATGAAATCAGTATACTGCATTCTTATTTCTTACACACAGGAAATTTCATTGTCCTTGTGTAATACCGTAAATCCTCTTTATAATTGGGCAGCTAGAATCTTCGCTGATGGTGTGAGATTCTAGATGTGGTTCTCACCGCACAGTCTGGTGTTTTGTGGCTCACATACTTCtttcttgattttgtttttgtCAATTCCATCTGTTACCAAGTCTGAAATTCAACAGTTGGGCTGAAGGTTAACTGCTGGAGATCGAGCAACGGAGTTATTTAGCTCCACTCACATGTAAGTGCTACTCTCTCTTTTCGTATTTATTCTCCTCCGTTTCCAGTATGCATGCAATAACAAATACTTATCTTTCTTTCTGTTTTCTCTTGCATTAGACTGTccttttttgttttgctttggaGGTTTAAGGGCACATTAGTGTCAAATTACTTTTGATTTCGCCTACATTAGTGTCAAATTACTTTGAAGATTCATGGTGTCTGTTCCCTTCACCCTCTGTGGCCCCTACTCCCAATCTCTGATCTTCCAGTTTTGGCTTCTGCAAATTAGTCGATCCCCATCTCGCGTTCTTTGTTTTTGGGACGAGACACGGCTCTTGATGTTCTAAATCTCACCAACTTGACTAGTTTTTCTGTGTAGATCAACTTGAGGATTCTTGCGGCAAAAGGTCTGTGAGAAACTTGAGGTTAGAGTCATGAAAATGAAGGTACAAAAGTTGTACATTACGCATTCTAGGTTAAAGTTGTACCAAGTAAGCCAGCATAAGTTAGAATATTACAAGAAGATGGCTTTATGCCTAGGAAAGGTAGATACCAAAACCTTCCCCACCCATCAGAGCTAAGAACCCATCAACAATcccactctctctttctctctctccctccataTCTTCCTTACAAGAAACACCTAAATATTAGGACTTCTCTTCCTAATGCCCTCTCTCTcaaaccaccaccaccaccaccaccgccgccacctCCACCGCCCCAATGCCAAAGCGGTTGGGTCCCCACCACAAAACCCACCCCCTGATCTGGTGCGTCTCCATCATCTGCGCCATACTAACAGTGTTGGTGATTATAGGTGGCATCGTGATCTTCATCGGGTACATGACACTCAGGCCGAGGGTGCCCCAAGTGAGCGTCATAAGAGCCCAAATGGACACCATATACTTCGACGAGGCCAGCTTGATGATGGTGCAAgcgaccatcgtgatcaaagcAGAGAACGACAACACAAAGGCTCACGCGAGGTTCTACAACATGCTCTACACCCTCAGCTTCCGCAACCAGAAAATAGCCTACTTGACGACCGATCCCTTCGACGTCAGACCCAACCAGTCTCTGGAGCTCAACTTTGTCGCCCAGTCCCAGTCCATACCTCTGAATTCAGAAGAAGCTGAAGCCGTCAACTTGTCGTTGGACCGGAAAGTGGTCGATCTCAATCTCCGAGGGTCGACGAGAACGCGATGGAAGGTGTGGCTCATTGGCGCTGTTAACGAGTTGCATATGGAGTGCCAGCTCCATTTGCCGGTTAATCAAACCACCATATATCCACCAGCTTGTACTTCCAggtctaaataatttttttaaaaaaaggtcctcttttttcttttcattttttatggTGGACTTTAAAATCAGGATCGTCTTTCTTAATCTCAGGTTTTTtgttaataatataataatgcaTTATTTATTCTTAGAACTATAATTTTGATGTGCTACTTTTTACATGCCAGGATATGTAAAAGTTGGAAATTAGTTTCTTTAAAGGAACTGATTCTTTTCCTTTGTGTCAAGATAATTATGGATAGTTAAGTTTATATAATGTCTTGAATGTTGCGCTATTtcactgttttttttttaagtttttataatGTTTATTTGTCTAAATTcttttactataattttttataaattatttttaaagttaaTTCAGTGATGTCCAAAAAATCTTAAATAATATGGCGTGTAATTTAATAGTAATAAAGAAtctaatttttgattttttgagATTCTTTATATAACTGTTGGTTTCTCTGAAGCTAGTATTTTTTTTGgaatacatttaaaaaaaaattatatttgcaTTAGTTCATCCCAACAATCGGAATCTTTAAAATATGAAGACAGTACCTACAAATATATCGATCTACATAGTAAAATTGAAAGTATGCGAATTTTATAATTAGGAGATGCTTTtagaaaattacaaatatatcaaTCTACAATCATAAAGAGCTTTCTAGAATATTATACTACTATTGTTTTTTGCATGTGAAGTAGGAGTGCAATTAGAGTTATCCACAATTatcaacatttttttaaaaaaaaggatgAATTAATAATGGTTCTCCATTTTCTCCCTTGGTGACTCGAACCCAATAAGTTGGAGGGGAGGCGTCTTACTGAGTTGCGCTTTGTTGTCCCATAATTATCAAAAATCGTGCTTCCTAAGTTTAGATAGGTTGATGATGAAAAATCTTCCCATCCttcaaaatgaattaaaatggACAttcatagaaaaaaaaatgctctaattaaaagaattaatatattataaggaatttatattattttgcaTTATTATTAAGAATTTGTAGTTCTCACAAGGGGTAAATAATTGCCATTGAAACCACTACTCAATTTGCATTTTAGATATGGTCTTTAAAATGTAGCAAATAAATATACAATCTTCGGTTTTTTGCAATTAAAACTCTCCAAATTTGTTTGGTGGCCCAAAATTTCAAATTCCTTTTCTTTGGGACTTTGATTCGTGAAACCAAAGTCTTGGCTTTAACGAAATCCAATAACAAACATATTGACTTATGAATTGACGTTCAATACTTGTTAGTAGAGACGAATTTTAGAGGAAATATTTTTAACAATTGATATTTAAATAGACGTTGAAATTCGTCGTCGTAAGAAAATATTAGACGTTAACGTATATAGGagcttagattttttttttttttttttttttttaaattggaaTAACTCAGACAAGCTTTCACTCCAAGAGAGAATATACATAAGAACATAATCATCGCTACAACACAAAATCTTGCTACCCTCAAACTCAATGAATAAAGATATAACcattttcaacaaaaaaaacTACCTCCCTTTCTCACCACTCCGTCTCTCAAAACTTCTAACTTCGCCTACGAAGGTTATATCTCTTCGTATGCGAAGTGGAAACCGAGGAATTCTCCTCGACTTCCTCGGGCAACACGTAGTCGGGATCCTCCAACAGCTGCACGTCTTCTGTCAACTCCGTATCCACCCACGAACGCCAGTTCACCTCGCTCTCCACATCCGTCTCCCACGCCACCATCCTCCTTGCTCCGCTGCATGCTGTTAACCTTCTCCATCAACGTCACCAGCATCTCGTGGTTCAGCACCTCGTAGTCCCTGCACCAACACAATCATCGCCCTCAAAAAATCCTCACAATTTCTCAAAACCATCTAACCTTCACCACACCTTCTCAAATCCTTACCTGTATGTAAATATGGCATACACGTATTGCACGGATGCAGACACCGCGAAGAGTGACCTAACGACGCGTATCAACCTCCCCTGCTGCTCGCCATCCGTTGTCACGCTCCAAAATACACTAATCTCAATCAAGAACGTCACACACAGACCTGCAGATGCAGAGCAAATTCACAACACAACATATATGTCACAATGTCAATCACAAAACAATATTACTATAGTCTATATGAGCAGATGCTGAATAGTGAATACACACCTAGATACAGCCTATGCCTCACGTTGTAGGCGTGCTTTATGCTAGTCAGCATGTAGACGATGAAAATTGCAACCGAATACACCAAGAATGCTATGATGACGCGTGATTCAAACAGCATAGCATTGTGCAGTTCAAAGAGCTTATCTAAGGCAACAAACATGCTTGCTTGCTTTGATTCAAATGCTTCCTGCAACAACACGGTATAACATAGCTTTGCATCTGAGTACTAAAAATATTCGAGTTTGGGAAAAACTTTCCAACAAAATCACAAACCTGAGCTGCTAATATCAGTTTCGAGTTCTCCACTAGACTATCATGAGACTGATGGAGTTGCTTCTGCTTCTCGAGTAGCTCCTCCTGCTGCTTATGCCCGAATTCAGCCAACTTCTGCAGAGTTAACCTGCAAATTCACGTTGCAACGCTGCATAATTCGAGTCCTTTTTATAACTCTGTAGTCTGTATGATATGATTAACCAGAAAACTACCTGCTCTCTTCAAGGGCCTGTGACTGAAACTTGGTGAGAAAGTTGAGGCCTTCGAGAGCTTCAGACTGCCCGTCTAGAAGCTCCTTCTGTTTATCCAACGACGTCCCAGCCATATTCCCTATATCGTCTGCTTTACTCTGCAGAACACTCATCTTAGACGACATTGCATCCCCAACCTTCTCAATCTCCCTCTCTATCTCAGCTGCTTCGCCTCTCAGCTTGACAATTTCGTCTCCCAGATTCTCGTACGAGCTCTGAAGCAACGCCATTCCCTGTGCCAAATTCTCCTTCATCTTAGCCTGCCCTTCGCTCAGCTCCATTTGAGAAGACGCTATGCCCTTAGACTGCTCATAAACTACTTCAGAGTATCTCAACACGGAGTTCACGTGATCCTCCAACACCTTCGCTGTCTGTGCAACTTGCTGAGTCCGGACATCTATCGATGCCACAGAATCATGAACTTGCTGTGTGTTCTGCAGCAGCAGCTCCCCGTGCTCCTCGATCTTTCCCAGCTTCACCTCCGCGTATTCAGCACTGCTCTTGAGCTCATTCACAAGCCTCTCGGTCTGATGCTTGAACGCCTCCGTCCTACAACAGATTCAACCAACTCTTAGCTATGAAAAAAAGTGATGGCAACAAACATAGCTAGCTTAAAAACAGGACTCACTGCAGCTGGTGACAGATGGAATTCGTCTCAAGAAAGTATTCAAGATAGATTTTGTGACCATCTCTATCCAAATTCTGCAAACACTTCCTCATTTGGGATTTGGGATCACAGTAAGGGAAAGAGGGCCGGCCCGTGTGCCTCTGGAAGCAATCACTGAGGCTCCACGCCAGCCTAGACCGTGACTCCTCGTCTGCAAGAGTCTTCGCGCATCCCTGAAACACGCTCTGGTAGGCCGTCTGCCAACAAGAATTGGGAGCCAGCATTTTGTTCTTGGCGCTCTCGATCAACTGGATGCCCCTCTGGTCATTGAGGGCTTCCATGGAGAATTCAGAAGCACCATTTTTGTAAACCACCTTCTTGCTTGAAGGAGCCTCGGCCTCGTCTTCCTTAGATGAAAACAACCAGCTCCGTGATACGCCAGCTTGAGACAGCAACATGAAAATCGAGAGCAAGAAGAGGCGATGAAGGCGAGGCCGGAGATCCATTTTACGCCTTCCTGCAACATGATTCATCAATTCATTCACATATCTCTCAACACTTTAAGTAGCTTTACATATATAGACTGAGAATTATACATGTGCTCAGATATTGATTCAAATACCAAATTTTCACTAACATAAAATCTTCACATACTGAAAATTCATTCATAGACTTGCTTCCACAACATCAATTTCATTATAAGCTAAGCTAAGATCACATAAATGTTTTCAACATGAGAAAAATTGGATCT comes from Salvia miltiorrhiza cultivar Shanhuang (shh) chromosome 3, IMPLAD_Smil_shh, whole genome shotgun sequence and encodes:
- the LOC131014895 gene encoding LOW QUALITY PROTEIN: protein GAMETE EXPRESSED 1-like (The sequence of the model RefSeq protein was modified relative to this genomic sequence to represent the inferred CDS: deleted 1 base in 1 codon) — encoded protein: MDLRPRLHRLFLLSIFMLLSQAGVSRSWLFSSKEDEAEAPSSKKVVYKNGASEFSMEALNDQRGIQLIESAKNKMLAPNSCWQTAYQSVFQGCAKTLADEESRSRLAWSLSDCFQRHTGRPSFPYCDPKSQMRKCLQNLDRDGHKIYLEYFLETNSICHQLQTEAFKHQTERLVNELKSSAEYAEVKLGKIEEHGELLLQNTQQVHDSVASIDVRTQQVAQTAKVLEDHVNSVLRYSEVVYEQSKGIASSQMELSEGQAKMKENLAQGMALLQSSYENLGDEIVKLRGEAAEIEREIEKVGDAMSSKMSVLQSKADDIGNMAGTSLDKQKELLDGQSEALEGLNFLTKFQSQALEESRLTLQKLAEFGHKQQEELLEKQKQLHQSHDSLVENSKLILAAQEAFESKQASMFVALDKLFELHNAMLFESRVIIAFLVYSVAIFIVYMLTSIKHAYNVRHRLYLGLCVTFLIEISVFWSVTTDGEQQGRLIRVVRSLFAVSASVQYVYAIFTYRDYEVLNHEMLVTLMEKVNSMQRSKEMVAWETDVESEVNWRSWVDTELTEDVQLLEDPDYVLPEEVEENSSVSTSHTKRYNLRRRS
- the LOC131019079 gene encoding uncharacterized protein LOC131019079, which encodes MPKRLGPHHKTHPLIWCVSIICAILTVLVIIGGIVIFIGYMTLRPRVPQVSVIRAQMDTIYFDEASLMMVQATIVIKAENDNTKAHARFYNMLYTLSFRNQKIAYLTTDPFDVRPNQSLELNFVAQSQSIPLNSEEAEAVNLSLDRKVVDLNLRGSTRTRWKVWLIGAVNELHMECQLHLPVNQTTIYPPACTSRSK